Proteins from a single region of Ensifer adhaerens:
- a CDS encoding DegQ family serine endoprotease yields MIVGQRALVALVIAVSLACPALAEEAKTVPQSRTEMQLSFAPLVKQTANAVVNVYAERVVERRSIFSGDPFFEEFFGQRMPNRSEKQSSLGSGVIVGKNGIVVTNNHVIEGADDIKVALADGREFPCKIVLKDDRLDLAVLKIQSEGPFEIVPLGDSDAVEVGDLVLAIGNPFGVGQTVTSGIVSALARNQVSSGDFGFFIQTDAAINPGNSGGGLIDMDGELIGINTAIFSKGGGSNGVGFAIPANLVKVFVASAEGGNGAFVRPFIGASFEPVTSEVAEALGLNRARGALVTAVVAGGPAEQAGIKPGQVITAVNGIDVEHPDALGYRLTTVGIGHEARVTVSENGKPRDVTLKLDRAPETSPRDERLIEGRNPFAGAVVANLSPRLADELRMSTSLQGVVVMQVNRGSPAARIGLEPKDIVRSVNGTSIDTSKTLEHVMADDASFWRVEIERDGQLIRQFFR; encoded by the coding sequence ATGATCGTTGGTCAAAGAGCGCTTGTCGCGCTCGTCATTGCCGTTTCTCTTGCCTGTCCGGCATTGGCTGAGGAGGCCAAGACGGTTCCCCAGTCGCGCACCGAAATGCAGCTTTCCTTCGCGCCGCTCGTCAAGCAGACCGCAAATGCAGTCGTCAACGTCTACGCCGAACGTGTCGTCGAGCGCCGCTCGATTTTTTCCGGTGATCCCTTCTTCGAGGAGTTCTTTGGCCAGCGCATGCCGAACCGCTCGGAAAAGCAATCCTCGCTCGGCTCCGGCGTGATCGTCGGCAAGAACGGGATCGTCGTGACCAACAACCACGTCATCGAGGGCGCCGACGACATCAAGGTGGCGTTGGCGGACGGCCGCGAGTTTCCCTGCAAGATCGTGCTCAAGGATGACCGACTCGATCTGGCCGTGCTGAAGATCCAGTCGGAAGGTCCGTTCGAGATCGTCCCGCTCGGCGATTCCGATGCGGTCGAAGTCGGCGATCTTGTTCTGGCGATCGGCAATCCCTTCGGCGTCGGCCAGACGGTGACGAGCGGCATCGTCTCTGCGCTCGCGCGCAACCAGGTTTCATCAGGCGATTTCGGCTTCTTCATCCAGACGGATGCGGCGATCAATCCGGGTAATTCCGGTGGCGGCCTGATCGACATGGACGGCGAGCTCATCGGCATCAACACCGCCATCTTCTCCAAGGGCGGCGGCTCGAACGGCGTCGGTTTTGCCATCCCCGCCAATCTGGTGAAGGTCTTCGTTGCGTCGGCCGAAGGCGGCAACGGCGCCTTCGTGCGTCCCTTCATCGGCGCCAGCTTCGAGCCGGTGACCTCGGAAGTGGCCGAGGCCCTTGGCCTCAATCGCGCCCGTGGCGCGCTGGTGACCGCCGTCGTGGCGGGTGGCCCAGCCGAACAGGCCGGCATCAAGCCCGGCCAGGTGATCACCGCCGTCAACGGTATCGACGTCGAACATCCGGATGCGCTCGGCTACCGCCTGACGACGGTTGGCATCGGCCACGAAGCGCGTGTGACTGTGTCGGAAAACGGCAAGCCGCGTGATGTGACGCTCAAGCTCGATCGAGCGCCTGAGACCTCGCCACGTGACGAACGGCTGATCGAAGGCCGCAACCCCTTCGCCGGTGCGGTCGTTGCCAATCTGTCGCCACGTCTCGCTGACGAGTTGCGCATGTCGACTTCGCTCCAGGGCGTCGTCGTCATGCAGGTCAACCGCGGTTCGCCGGCCGCACGCATTGGCCTCGAGCCGAAGGACATCGTGCGTTCAGTCAACGGCACGTCGATCGACACGTCCAAGACCCTGGAGCATGTGATGGCCGACGATGCCTCCTTCTGGCGCGTCGAGATCGAGCGGGACGGCCAACTCATCCGTCAGTTCTTCCGATGA